The Populus alba chromosome 4, ASM523922v2, whole genome shotgun sequence genome contains a region encoding:
- the LOC118047284 gene encoding squamosa promoter-binding-like protein 3, which yields MGTSKAEGKRNLNELEDEEEDDDEEEDVYTGLGFGDDDKIKKKGRKGSGCDGGRSSSSPPISCQADNCTADMTYAKRYHKRHKVCEFHAKASSVLVNGVEQRFCQQCSRFHYLSEFDDSKRSCRMRLAGHNERRRKNSSDYQGEGSN from the exons ATGGGAACAAGCAAAGCTGAAGGAAAGAGGAACTTGAATGAATTAGAAGATgaagaggaagatgatgatgaagaagaagatgtttaTACTGGGTTAGGGTTTGGAGATGATGACAAGATcaagaagaaaggaagaaaaggatCTGGTTGTGATGGTGGTAGGTCGTCGTCAAGTCCGCCAATTTCTTGTCAAGCAGACAATTGCACAGCTGATATGACCTATGCCAAGCGATACCATAAACGACATAAGGTGTGTGAGTTCCATGCCAAAGCTTCTTCTGTACTTGTCAATGGAGTCGAACAACGTTTTTGCCAGCAATGTAGCAG GTTCCATTATTTATCTGAGTTTGATGACAGCAAAAGGAGTTGCCGGATGCGTTTAGCCGGGCACAATGAACGGCGTAGGAAAAACTCGTCTGACTACCAAGGAGAAGGCTCGAATTGA
- the LOC118047282 gene encoding glyoxysomal processing protease, glyoxysomal isoform X1, whose amino-acid sequence MSSASVCKSRSKNLNVNPIQKHQLFSFPTQKNLMGLPEIVDFARNFAVMVRIRGPDPKGLKMRKHAFHQYNSGKTTLSASGLLLPDTLYDADSANRILEGKSRGLGLVVTVASVIEPFLSSKHRESISQSRPELIPGAQIDVMAEGKSDLRKGADGGLDKGTSHWLRAQVIRLVDVPLSSLALQSLVEASSGSMNHGWEVGWSLASPENGPQSFMDVVQTQTEHGNASIAESQRRAREESSNPSIMGKSTTRVAILGVFLHLKDLPNFEISASSRRGDFLLAVGSPFGVLSPVHFFNSLSVGSIANCYPPRSSDISLLMADIRCLPGMEGSPVFCENSNFIGILIRPLRQKSSGAEIQLVIPWEAIALACSDLLLMEPQNAEKGIHINKENLNAVGNAYSSSSDGPFPLKHGHHISYCSSPLPVEKAMASICLITIDELVWASGVLLNEQGLILTNAHLLEPWRFGKTTVNGGEDGTKLQDPFIPPGEFPRYSEVDGHEKTQRLPPKTLNIVNSSVDDESKGYKLSLSYKGPMNIRVRLDHADPWIWCDAKVVHVCKGPLDVALLQLEHVPDQLFPTKVDFECSSLGSKAYVIGHGLFGPRCGFPPSICSGAVSKVVKAKAPSYCQSIQGGNSHIPAMLETTAAVHPGGSGGAVVNSEGHMIGLVTSNARHGGGTVIPHLNFSIPCAVLAPIFDFAKEMRDISLLQNLDRPNEHLSSVWALMPPLSPKPSPPLPSLPESILQDYEKQAKGSRFAKFIAEREKLFRGTPQLGKAKSISNVIFPSKL is encoded by the exons ATGTCATCAGCTTCAGTTTGCAAAAGCAGAAGCAAAAACTTGAACGTCAATCCAATCCAAAAACACCAACTTTTCTCTTTTCCTACACAAAAGAACCTCATGGGTTTGCCTGAAATCGTAGATTTTGCCCGAAACTTTGCTGTCATGGTTAGAATCCGAGGCCCT gaCCCGAAAGGACTAAAGATGCGAAAACACGCTTTTCACCAATACAA TTCTGGCAAGACAACACTTTCAGCTTCTGGGCTGTTATTACCTGACACCCTTTATGATGCTGACTCGGCTAACCGGATTTTGGAGGGTAAAAGCCGGGGTCTTGGGTTGGTAGTCACAGTTGCTTCTGTTATTGAGCCTTTTTTGTCATCAAAACATAGAGAGAGCATTTCTCAG AGTCGACCTGAGCTGATTCCTGGTGCTCAAATTGATGTTATGGCTGAG GGAAAGTCGGATTTGAGGAAAGGTGCAGATGGGGGTTTGGATAAAGGAACTTCTCACTGGCTCCGCGCACAAGTTATTAGATTG GTTGATGTTCCTCTATCTTCTCTTGCTCTTCAATCACTCGTAGAAGCTTCTTCAGGTTCAATGAACCATGGATGGGAGGTTGGTTGGTCTCTAGCTTCACCTGAGAATGGTCCTCAGTCTTTTATGGATGTTGTCCAGACACAG ACTGAGCATGGAAATGCATCAATTGCTGAGAGCCAGAGACGAGCAAGGGAGGAATCTAGTAATCCAAGTATTATGGGCAAGTCGACTACTAGAGTTGCTATTCTTGGCGTTTTCTTACATTTGAAG gATCTGCCCAACTTTGAAATATCGGCATCAAGTAGAAGGGGAGATTTTCTTTTAGCAGTGGGTTCTCCTTTTGGTGTCCTCTCGCCTGTGCACTTCTTTAACAG CTTGTCAGTGGGATCCATTGCCAACTGCTATCCTCCTAGATCATCTGACATATCATTGCTGATGGCTGACATTCGGTGTCTTCCAG GAATGGAAGGTAGTCCAGTTTTTtgtgaaaattcaaattttattggcATATTGATTAGACCATTGCGGCAAAAGAGCAGTGGTGCTGAAATCCAG CTGGTGATTCCGTGGGAAGCCATTGCACTTGCTTGCAGTGACTTGCTGCTGATGGAGCCTCAAAATGCGGAAAAAGGGATTCATATTAATAAGGAAAACTTAAATGCTGTAGGGAATGCATACAGCTCTAGTTCAGATGGACCCTTCCCTCTTAAGCATGGGCATCATATTTCTTATTGCTCTTCACCACTGCCAGTTGAGAAGGCTATGGCTTCTATTTGTCTTATTACCATTGACGAACTTGTATGGGCATCCGGGGTTCTGCTTAATGAACAAGGTCTGATACTCACAAATGCTCACCTATTAGAACCTTGGAGGTTTGGGAAAACAACTGTAAATGGTGGAGAAGATGGAACCAAATTGCAGGATCCTTTTATTCCACCTGGAGAATTTCCTAGATATAGTGAAGTTGATGGCCATGAGAAGACACAGAGGTTGCCACCAAAGACACTGAACATTGTGAATTCTTCTGTTGATGATGAGAGCAAGGGATACAAACTGAGTTTGTCTTACAAAGGCCCTATGAATATACGTGTTCGTTTGGATCATGCTGACCCTTGGATTTGGTGTGATGCTAAAGTAGTGCATGTTTGCAAGGGACCTTTGGATGTTGCCCTTCTGCAGCTTGAGCATGTTCCGGATCAGCTTTTCCCTACCAAAGTGGATTTTGAATGCTCTTCTTTGGGATCAAAGGCGTATGTAATTGGACATGGACTATTTGGACCACGATGTG GCTTTCCCCCCTCTATTTGCTCTGGAGCGGTGTCAAAAGTAGTCAAAGCAAAGGCACCATCATATTGTCAATCTATTCAAGGAGGGAATTCACACATTCCAGCGATGCTTGAAACAACGGCTGCTGTCCACCCAGGTGGTAGTGGTGGCGCTGTCGTTAATTCAGAAGGTCATATGATTGGACTTGTTACCAG CAATGCAAGGCATGGTGGTGGAACAGTTATACCACATCTGAACTTCAGTATTCCATGTGCAGTTTTGGCTCCAATCTTTGATTTTGCAAAAG AGATGCGGGATATTTCACTTCTGCAAAATCTTGACCGACCTAATGAACACCTTTCTTCGGTATGGGCATTAATGCCACCACTCTCCCCCAAACCAAGCCCTCCTTTGCCTTCTCTGCCAGAGTCAATACTGCAAGATTATGAGAAACAAGCGAAGGGGTCTAGATTTGCTAAATTCATTGCTGAAAGAGAGAAGCTTTTCAGAGGGACACCTCAACTAGGCAAGGCAAAGAGCATTTCAAATGTGATTTTTCCCAGTAAATTATGA
- the LOC118047282 gene encoding glyoxysomal processing protease, glyoxysomal isoform X2, with protein MSSASVCKSRSKNLNVNPIQKHQLFSFPTQKNLMGLPEIVDFARNFAVMVRIRGPDPKGLKMRKHAFHQYNSGKTTLSASGLLLPDTLYDADSANRILEGKSRGLGLVVTVASVIEPFLSSKHRESISQSRPELIPGAQIDVMAEGKSDLRKGADGGLDKGTSHWLRAQVIRLVDVPLSSLALQSLVEASSGSMNHGWEVGWSLASPENGPQSFMDVVQTQTEHGNASIAESQRRAREESSNPSIMGKSTTRVAILGVFLHLKDLPNFEISASSRRGDFLLAVGSPFGVLSPVHFFNSLSVGSIANCYPPRSSDISLLMADIRCLPGMEGSPVFCENSNFIGILIRPLRQKSSGAEIQLVIPWEAIALACSDLLLMEPQNAEKGIHINKENLNAVGNAYSSSSDGPFPLKHGHHISYCSSPLPVEKAMASICLITIDELVWASGVLLNEQGLILTNAHLLEPWRFGKTTVNGGEDGTKLQDPFIPPGEFPRYSEVDGHEKTQRLPPKTLNIVNSSVDDESKGYKLSLSYKGPMNIRVRLDHADPWIWCDAKVVHVCKGPLDVALLQLEHVPDQLFPTKVDFECSSLGSKAYVIGHGLFGPRCGFPPSICSGAVSKVVKAKAPSYCQSIQGGNSHIPAMLETTAAVHPGGSGGAVVNSEGHMIGLVTSNARHGGGTVIPHLNFSIPCAVLAPIFDFAKVYEGKACL; from the exons ATGTCATCAGCTTCAGTTTGCAAAAGCAGAAGCAAAAACTTGAACGTCAATCCAATCCAAAAACACCAACTTTTCTCTTTTCCTACACAAAAGAACCTCATGGGTTTGCCTGAAATCGTAGATTTTGCCCGAAACTTTGCTGTCATGGTTAGAATCCGAGGCCCT gaCCCGAAAGGACTAAAGATGCGAAAACACGCTTTTCACCAATACAA TTCTGGCAAGACAACACTTTCAGCTTCTGGGCTGTTATTACCTGACACCCTTTATGATGCTGACTCGGCTAACCGGATTTTGGAGGGTAAAAGCCGGGGTCTTGGGTTGGTAGTCACAGTTGCTTCTGTTATTGAGCCTTTTTTGTCATCAAAACATAGAGAGAGCATTTCTCAG AGTCGACCTGAGCTGATTCCTGGTGCTCAAATTGATGTTATGGCTGAG GGAAAGTCGGATTTGAGGAAAGGTGCAGATGGGGGTTTGGATAAAGGAACTTCTCACTGGCTCCGCGCACAAGTTATTAGATTG GTTGATGTTCCTCTATCTTCTCTTGCTCTTCAATCACTCGTAGAAGCTTCTTCAGGTTCAATGAACCATGGATGGGAGGTTGGTTGGTCTCTAGCTTCACCTGAGAATGGTCCTCAGTCTTTTATGGATGTTGTCCAGACACAG ACTGAGCATGGAAATGCATCAATTGCTGAGAGCCAGAGACGAGCAAGGGAGGAATCTAGTAATCCAAGTATTATGGGCAAGTCGACTACTAGAGTTGCTATTCTTGGCGTTTTCTTACATTTGAAG gATCTGCCCAACTTTGAAATATCGGCATCAAGTAGAAGGGGAGATTTTCTTTTAGCAGTGGGTTCTCCTTTTGGTGTCCTCTCGCCTGTGCACTTCTTTAACAG CTTGTCAGTGGGATCCATTGCCAACTGCTATCCTCCTAGATCATCTGACATATCATTGCTGATGGCTGACATTCGGTGTCTTCCAG GAATGGAAGGTAGTCCAGTTTTTtgtgaaaattcaaattttattggcATATTGATTAGACCATTGCGGCAAAAGAGCAGTGGTGCTGAAATCCAG CTGGTGATTCCGTGGGAAGCCATTGCACTTGCTTGCAGTGACTTGCTGCTGATGGAGCCTCAAAATGCGGAAAAAGGGATTCATATTAATAAGGAAAACTTAAATGCTGTAGGGAATGCATACAGCTCTAGTTCAGATGGACCCTTCCCTCTTAAGCATGGGCATCATATTTCTTATTGCTCTTCACCACTGCCAGTTGAGAAGGCTATGGCTTCTATTTGTCTTATTACCATTGACGAACTTGTATGGGCATCCGGGGTTCTGCTTAATGAACAAGGTCTGATACTCACAAATGCTCACCTATTAGAACCTTGGAGGTTTGGGAAAACAACTGTAAATGGTGGAGAAGATGGAACCAAATTGCAGGATCCTTTTATTCCACCTGGAGAATTTCCTAGATATAGTGAAGTTGATGGCCATGAGAAGACACAGAGGTTGCCACCAAAGACACTGAACATTGTGAATTCTTCTGTTGATGATGAGAGCAAGGGATACAAACTGAGTTTGTCTTACAAAGGCCCTATGAATATACGTGTTCGTTTGGATCATGCTGACCCTTGGATTTGGTGTGATGCTAAAGTAGTGCATGTTTGCAAGGGACCTTTGGATGTTGCCCTTCTGCAGCTTGAGCATGTTCCGGATCAGCTTTTCCCTACCAAAGTGGATTTTGAATGCTCTTCTTTGGGATCAAAGGCGTATGTAATTGGACATGGACTATTTGGACCACGATGTG GCTTTCCCCCCTCTATTTGCTCTGGAGCGGTGTCAAAAGTAGTCAAAGCAAAGGCACCATCATATTGTCAATCTATTCAAGGAGGGAATTCACACATTCCAGCGATGCTTGAAACAACGGCTGCTGTCCACCCAGGTGGTAGTGGTGGCGCTGTCGTTAATTCAGAAGGTCATATGATTGGACTTGTTACCAG CAATGCAAGGCATGGTGGTGGAACAGTTATACCACATCTGAACTTCAGTATTCCATGTGCAGTTTTGGCTCCAATCTTTGATTTTGCAAAAG TTTATGAAGGTAAAGCATGCTTGTGA
- the LOC118047281 gene encoding putative E3 ubiquitin-protein ligase RING1a isoform X2: protein MPAQKRSHETLQKEDDDAFIQQQQDHTNNNNNNHEQKQQPQDDIDDGGGESDRSQSSSSINEDVKEEYVVVKLSEIRKEVQCPICLGIIRKTRTVMECLHRFCRECIDKSMRLGNNECPACRTHCASRRSLRDDPNYDALISALYPDIDKYEEEELAFQEDEKARNKQIQATISQTFHRQAEALSRKKTTAKVTAAAFARRTPSRFRDAHSRGRRNYQMAGFQGSDDNEDANGDGGKDSSSADEHGAEVKPKRCKKWAGARSATVNADGGGDENDSEVNKESVGGSSGLVGSSERLAWGKNGMRSHTRYGSGNGSNVKNARSSRISKLADYLRNLEGNDNELDINLMLVSFDEQRVPSLQRPYLCCRPTLSINKLCQYVAFQTSLQANEVEIYLVREINSKVDFSISMSTPISKPGIIDPCKDKLQVLEEQETLERLKTRNFIHGHLLLAYRKKVWKS, encoded by the exons ATGCCAGCCCAGAAGCGTTCCCATGAGACCCTCcaaaaggaagatgatgatgctTTTATTCAGCAGCAACAAGACCAcactaacaacaacaacaacaaccatgAACAAAAGCAACAGCCTCAAGACGAtattgatgatggtggtggtg AATCCGATCGAAGCCAGTCTTCTTCAAGTATTAACGAAGACGTGAAAGAAGA ATATGTTGTAGTGAAGTTGTCTGAGATACGCAAGGAAGTACAATGTCCAATCTGTCTAG GTATTATCCGCAAAACAAGAACAGTGATGGAATGTCTGCATCGTTTCTGCAGGGAATGCATTGACAAATCTATGCGGCTCGG GAACAATGAGTGCCCTGCTTGCCGCACACATTGTGCCAGTCGTAGGTCTTTGAGAGATGACCCAAATTATGATGCATTAATTTCAGCCTTGTATCCAGATATTGACAAATATGAGGAAGAG GAATTGGCTTTCCAAGAAGATGAGAAGGCTCGCAATAAGCAG ATCCAGGCTACCATCTCCCAGACTTTTCATCGACAGGCTGAAGCTCTGAGTAGGAAAAAAACAACAGCTAAAGTGACAGCAGCAGCATTTGCAAGGAGAACACCAAGTCGTTTTCGAGATGCCCACTCTAGGGGAAGAAGAAATTATCAAATGGCTGGATTTCAAGGATCTGATGACAATGAAGATGCAAATGGTGATGGAGGAAAAGATTCATCATCTGCTGACGAGCACGGTGCAGAAGTCAAACCAAAAAGGTGCAAGAAATGGGCAGGTGCTCGTTCAGCTACTGTTAATGCAGATGGAGGTGGTGATGAAAATGATTCAGAAGTGAATAAAGAATCTGTGGGGGGGTCTTCTGGGCTTGTTGGCTCCTCAGAAAGGCTTGCTTGGGGAAAAAATGGCATGCGGAGTCACACCCGCTATGGCAGTGGAAACGGCAGCAATGTAAAAAATGCTCGAAGCAGTCGCATCTCTAAGTTAGCAGATTATCTACGGAACTTGGAGGGAAATGATAATGAG TTGGATATCAACCTCATGCTTGTTTCTTTTGATGAGCAAAGAGTACCCAGTTTGCAGCGCCCATACCTTTGCTGCAGGCCAACTTTGTCTATTAATAAACTGTGTCAG TATGTTGCTTTCCAAACCTCTTTGCAAGCCAATGAAGTGGAGATATACTTGGTCCGAGAGATAAATTCTAAGGTCGACTTTTCAATCTCCATGAGCACTCCAATTTCTAAACCTGGTATAATTGATCCATGCAAAGATAAATTGCAAGTTTTAGAAGAACAAGAAACTTTGGAAAGActtaaaacaagaaatttcaTCCACGGGCACCTG CTCCTGGCATATCGGAAAAAGGTGTGGAAGTCCTAA
- the LOC118047281 gene encoding putative E3 ubiquitin-protein ligase RING1a isoform X1 → MPAQKRSHETLQKEDDDAFIQQQQDHTNNNNNNHEQKQQPQDDIDDGGGGGVDEQSDRSQSSSSINEDVKEEYVVVKLSEIRKEVQCPICLGIIRKTRTVMECLHRFCRECIDKSMRLGNNECPACRTHCASRRSLRDDPNYDALISALYPDIDKYEEEELAFQEDEKARNKQIQATISQTFHRQAEALSRKKTTAKVTAAAFARRTPSRFRDAHSRGRRNYQMAGFQGSDDNEDANGDGGKDSSSADEHGAEVKPKRCKKWAGARSATVNADGGGDENDSEVNKESVGGSSGLVGSSERLAWGKNGMRSHTRYGSGNGSNVKNARSSRISKLADYLRNLEGNDNELDINLMLVSFDEQRVPSLQRPYLCCRPTLSINKLCQYVAFQTSLQANEVEIYLVREINSKVDFSISMSTPISKPGIIDPCKDKLQVLEEQETLERLKTRNFIHGHLLLAYRKKVWKS, encoded by the exons ATGCCAGCCCAGAAGCGTTCCCATGAGACCCTCcaaaaggaagatgatgatgctTTTATTCAGCAGCAACAAGACCAcactaacaacaacaacaacaaccatgAACAAAAGCAACAGCCTCAAGACGAtattgatgatggtggtggtggtggtgttgatgaGC AATCCGATCGAAGCCAGTCTTCTTCAAGTATTAACGAAGACGTGAAAGAAGA ATATGTTGTAGTGAAGTTGTCTGAGATACGCAAGGAAGTACAATGTCCAATCTGTCTAG GTATTATCCGCAAAACAAGAACAGTGATGGAATGTCTGCATCGTTTCTGCAGGGAATGCATTGACAAATCTATGCGGCTCGG GAACAATGAGTGCCCTGCTTGCCGCACACATTGTGCCAGTCGTAGGTCTTTGAGAGATGACCCAAATTATGATGCATTAATTTCAGCCTTGTATCCAGATATTGACAAATATGAGGAAGAG GAATTGGCTTTCCAAGAAGATGAGAAGGCTCGCAATAAGCAG ATCCAGGCTACCATCTCCCAGACTTTTCATCGACAGGCTGAAGCTCTGAGTAGGAAAAAAACAACAGCTAAAGTGACAGCAGCAGCATTTGCAAGGAGAACACCAAGTCGTTTTCGAGATGCCCACTCTAGGGGAAGAAGAAATTATCAAATGGCTGGATTTCAAGGATCTGATGACAATGAAGATGCAAATGGTGATGGAGGAAAAGATTCATCATCTGCTGACGAGCACGGTGCAGAAGTCAAACCAAAAAGGTGCAAGAAATGGGCAGGTGCTCGTTCAGCTACTGTTAATGCAGATGGAGGTGGTGATGAAAATGATTCAGAAGTGAATAAAGAATCTGTGGGGGGGTCTTCTGGGCTTGTTGGCTCCTCAGAAAGGCTTGCTTGGGGAAAAAATGGCATGCGGAGTCACACCCGCTATGGCAGTGGAAACGGCAGCAATGTAAAAAATGCTCGAAGCAGTCGCATCTCTAAGTTAGCAGATTATCTACGGAACTTGGAGGGAAATGATAATGAG TTGGATATCAACCTCATGCTTGTTTCTTTTGATGAGCAAAGAGTACCCAGTTTGCAGCGCCCATACCTTTGCTGCAGGCCAACTTTGTCTATTAATAAACTGTGTCAG TATGTTGCTTTCCAAACCTCTTTGCAAGCCAATGAAGTGGAGATATACTTGGTCCGAGAGATAAATTCTAAGGTCGACTTTTCAATCTCCATGAGCACTCCAATTTCTAAACCTGGTATAATTGATCCATGCAAAGATAAATTGCAAGTTTTAGAAGAACAAGAAACTTTGGAAAGActtaaaacaagaaatttcaTCCACGGGCACCTG CTCCTGGCATATCGGAAAAAGGTGTGGAAGTCCTAA
- the LOC118047279 gene encoding auxin-repressed 12.5 kDa protein, with translation MVLLDKMWDDVVAGPQPERGLGKLRKISTRPLNIKDIDVGEGSSPVNKFQRSMTMPGTPGTPTTPVTPTTPVSARSNVWRSVFHPGSNLATKTIGAHVFDKPQPNTPTVYDWMYSGETKSEHR, from the exons ATGGTTTTACTAGACAAGATGTGGGATGATGTTGTTGCCGGACCGCAGCCAGAACGTGGCCTTGGCAAGCTTAGAAAGATCAGCACCAGACCTCTAAACATCAAAG ATATTGACGTCGGAGAGGGGAGCAGTCCTGTTAATAAGTTTCAGAGGTCCATGACTATGCCAGGAACTCCAGGGACACCGACGACACCAGTGACCCCTACAACCCCAGTGTCGGCGCGTAGCAATGTTTGGAGGAGCGTGTTCCACCCTGGTAGCAACCTTGCTACTAAGACTATTGGTGCTCATGTTTTTGACAAGCCACAGCCTAACACACCCACTGTCTATGACTG GATGTACAGTGGAGAGACGAAGAGCGAGCATCGTTGA